The Aspergillus luchuensis IFO 4308 DNA, chromosome 7, nearly complete sequence genome has a segment encoding these proteins:
- a CDS encoding putative adhesin (COG:S;~EggNog:ENOG410PU1N;~SECRETED:SignalP(1-20)) — MYFSTTFTFLLATTTTLTLASSNPAAAPAPQAASPASPPTCGTCNPLSGENHCDVTTSCINTGTRFHCACRAGYKASRQNNDITKQFRLNVPGYQFLVFTPEFTRCDTLCDNPYGASAQLCSEVPVYGQCGV; from the coding sequence ATGTACTTCTCAACcaccttcaccttcctcctagccaccaccaccactctaaccctcgcctcctccaacccagctgcagctccagctccccaAGCTGCATCCCCAGCATCCCCCCCAACATGCGGAACCTGCAACCCCCTCTCAGGCGAGAACCACTGCGACGTGACAACCTCATGTATCAACACCGGCACGCGCTTCCATTGCGCTTGTCGTGCGGGATACAAAGCCTCCCGCCAGAATAACGACATCACTAAACAGTTCCGCTTGAATGTCCCAGGGTATCAGTTTCTGGTCTTCACGCCTGAATTTACCCGGTGTGATACGCTGTGCGATAATCCGTATGGAGCGAGTGCGCAGTTGTGTTCTGAGGTGCCGGTTTATGGACAGTGTGGGGTTTGA
- a CDS encoding ATP-dependent (S)-NAD(P)H-hydrate dehydratase (COG:G;~EggNog:ENOG410PGC8;~InterPro:IPR029056,IPR017953,IPR000631;~PFAM:PF01256;~go_function: GO:0052855 - ADP-dependent NAD(P)H-hydrate dehydratase activity [Evidence IEA]), with the protein MVHPILPSSDNVKDPESIDAPSLASPIISMLSRLHCLVIGPGLGRDGVTLKVVTEVMKEARSRSIPFVLDADGLLLVTEDPDLVKGYKECILTPNVNEFSRLAKALGIDVPSQAEIGSKPGGGDKTSEETRACEQLSQALGGVTIIQKGPHDIISNGVTSIVSDIQGGLKRSGGQGDTLTGSLGTLLAWRAAYHNGLWDSGEQDNKKEAETKQDVQAELESENKRMSPTTTLLLAAFAGSSITRECSRRAFLAKGRSMQASDLTDEVHESFLQLIGEPEASKMRL; encoded by the coding sequence ATGGTTCACCCGATACTGCCAAGCAGCGACAACGTCAAAGATCCCGAGTCTATTGACGCCCCGTCACTCGCTAgtcccatcatctccatgctTTCCCGTCTCCATTGCCTAGTTATTGGACCAGGTCTAGGTCGCGACGGAGTTACGCTCAAGGTGGTCACGGAGGTGATGAAGGAAGCCCGGTCCCGATCGATACCGTTTGTTTTGGATGCGGACGGTCTGCTCCTTGTCACGGAGGACCCGGATCTAGTGAAGGGCTATAAGGAGTGTATTCTCACTCCCAATGTAAATGAGTTCAGTCGCCTGGCGAAAGCCCTGGGCATTGACGTCCCCAGCCAGGCCGAGATTGGCTCTAAGCCTGGTGGCGGCGACAAGACTAGCGAGGAGACTAGGGCTTGTGAACAGCTTTCTCAGGCTCTGGGTGGTGTTACTATCATTCAGAAGGGTCCTCATGATATTATTTCGAATGGGGTCACCAGCATTGTCTCCGACATTCAGGGCGGGCTGAAGCGGAGTGGTGGACAGGGAGATACGCTTACTGGCTCGCTGGGCACACTCTTGGCCTGGAGGGCGGCTTACCATAACGGACTCTGGGATTCGGGAGAGCAGGacaacaagaaggaggctgagaCCAAGCAAGATGTTCAGGCGGAGCTGGAGTCCGAGAATAAGAGGATGTCCCCTACCACGACATTGCTTCTTGCGGCGTTCGCGGGAAGCAGTATCACGAGGGAGTGCTCTCGTCGTGCCTTTTTGGCCAAGGGACGGAGCATGCAGGCTAGCGATCTCACCGATGAGGTCCATGAaagcttcctgcagctgaTTGGGGAACCAGAGGCGTCGAAAATGCGCTTGTAG
- a CDS encoding uncharacterized protein (COG:G;~EggNog:ENOG410PGC8;~InterPro:IPR029056,IPR000631;~go_function: GO:0052855 - ADP-dependent NAD(P)H-hydrate dehydratase activity [Evidence IEA]) produces MESSVHHITTSSKVLLKKARNLVPPMLEKFHKGQQGRVAVIGGSIEYVHPAPLHANGM; encoded by the exons ATGGAGTCGTCGGTTCATCACATTACAACCTCGTCCAAGGTTTTGCTGAAGAAGGCGCGCAATCTGGTGCCTCCGATGCTTGAGAAATTCCACAAAG GACAACAGGGACGTGTTGCTGTCATCGGAGGAAGTATAGAGTATGTTCACCCCGCTCCTCTTCATGCGAACGGAATGTGA